The proteins below come from a single Plectropomus leopardus isolate mb unplaced genomic scaffold, YSFRI_Pleo_2.0 unplaced_scaffold6061, whole genome shotgun sequence genomic window:
- the LOC121939792 gene encoding membrane-associated guanylate kinase, WW and PDZ domain-containing protein 2-like has product DILVYINDSCVLGRSHKEVVEMLKSVPMGQSVDVVLRRGYPMLYNPDGCPKQSLETKAQTPNEPLNPPNLNRGLTHLTYSRTLDANGSAPGQSSRPRSLNKSAAETLLFKVFI; this is encoded by the exons CGGACATCCTGGTCTACATCAACGACAGCTGCGTGCTGGGCCGCTCTCATAAGGAGGTGGTGGAGATGCTGAAGTCGGTGCCGATGGGTCAGAGCGTGGACGTGGTGCTGAGGAGAGGATACCCGATGCTCTACAACCCGGACGGCTGTCCCAAACAGAGCCTGGAGACG aagGCGCAGACTCCCAACGAGCCCCTCAATCCACCCAACCTGAACCGCGGCCTGACGCACCTCACCTACAGCCGAACGCTGGACGCCAATGGCAGCGCGCCAGGTCAGAGCAGCCGGCCGAGGTCACTGAACAAATCAGCCGCAGAGACGCTGCTATTTAAAGTCTtcatatga